A DNA window from Takifugu flavidus isolate HTHZ2018 chromosome 15, ASM371156v2, whole genome shotgun sequence contains the following coding sequences:
- the ints15 gene encoding integrator complex subunit 15 isoform X2 produces the protein MEGTDWSKVLTRSLEPTVVMGDIRQSLLPRDVLSAAKELLYHLDIYICNLLQSGRQPPQVDTKTLELVEEFILHAPKDRNTSARRMSALQELQLLEIMCSCFQEQSRDAVRQLMFNALFGLQGNQADESRMALLGKLVSMAIAVGRVPILECAATWLQRSHRVFCVRLAQVLVDDYCSMVPGSVSTLQNIHSASPRFCCQFITAVTTLYDLSSEELTPPTELLQMIVFWIQEDLRLILIAFLNTPLTGSQPISSLDVTPLGGLVRWCVKAPLAYRRDKKRTLPSGTGETGPDVGPLFSALHLSVLQVFMLLPNILNEKGLFGRLALLQMDSLATLASELSRLLDQADKQTHVSAADTQALSQLALDRLAQALQVAMANGALLCSREDLRAICSRLPHNNLLQLVLSGPVMYYNNIHTPPLAFSPHAAHSPIASHPAHTPLATHPSAHPQYASQPFMTGMAFPFRPSH, from the exons ATGGAGGGGACCGACTGGTCAAAAGTGTTGACCCGCAGCCTCGAACCTACA GTTGTGATGGGTGACATCCGTCAGTCTTTGCTGCCTCGGGATGTCCTGAGTGCAGCCAAGGAGCTCCTGTATCACCTGGATATTTACATCTGTAACCTGCTGCAGTCAGGGCGCCAGCCTCCTCAGGTGGACACCAAAAccctggagctggtggaggagttcaTTCTGCACGCGCCTAAGGACAGAAACACCTCCGCCAGG AGGATGAGTgccctccaggagctccagctgtTGGAGATCATGTGCAGCTGTTTTCAGGAACAGAGTCGCGACGCCGTCCGTCAGCTCATGTTCAACGCCCTCTTTGGTCTCCAAGGCAACCAGGCAGATGAGAGTCGCATGGCTCTATTAGGAAAACTAGTCTCTATGGCGATCGCAGTGGGCAGGGTTCCCATTTTGGAATGTGCTGCTACCTGGTTACAG agaagccatCGTGTTTTCTGTGTGCGCCTGGCTCAGGTGCTGGTGGACGACTACTGCAGCATGGTGCCAGGTTCCGTCTCAACCCTGCAGAACATCCACAGTGCCAGCCCGCGCTTCTGCTGCCAGTTTATCACCGCCGTCACCACCCTGTACGACCTCAGCTCAG aggagctgactccccCCACGGAGCTCCTCCAGATGATTGTGTTTTGGATCCAAGAAGACCTTCGTCTGATCCTCATCGCCTTCCTCAACACGCCGCTCACTGGGAGCCAGCCGATCAGCTCGCTGGATGTGACGCCATTGGGCGGGCTGGTGCGCTGGTGCGTCAAAGCTCCGCTGGCCTACAGGAGAGACAAAAAGCGGACTCTGCCCAGTGGCACCGGGGAAACTGGGCCAGATGTGGGGCCACTTTTTTCTGCACTCCACCTTAGCGTCctacag GTCTTCATGCTTCTGCCAAACATTCTGAACGAGAAGGGGCTCTTTGGCCGCCTGGCGCTCCTCCAGATGGACTCCCTGGCAACGCTGGCATCTGAACTTTCCAGACTGTTGGACCAGGcggacaaacaaacacacgtgtCAGCAGCCGACACACAGGCGCTGTCCCAGTTGGCCTTGGACCGACTGGCGCAGGCCCTGCAGGTGGCCATGGCCAACggagctctgctctgctccagag AGGATTTGAGGGCCATCTGTTCTCGGCTTCCACACAACAA TTTGCTCCAGCTGGTGTTGTCGGGGCCTGTGATGTactacaacaacatccacactcCACCGTTGGCCTTCAGCCCGCACGCGGCCCACTCCCCCATCGCCTCgcaccctgcacacacacctttggCTACACACCCTTCCGCTCATCCCCAGTACGCCAGTCAGCCTTTCATGACAGGGATGGCGTTCCCTTTCCGTCCAAGTCACTGA
- the ints15 gene encoding integrator complex subunit 15 isoform X3, with amino-acid sequence MGDIRQSLLPRDVLSAAKELLYHLDIYICNLLQSGRQPPQVDTKTLELVEEFILHAPKDRNTSARRMSALQELQLLEIMCSCFQEQSRDAVRQLMFNALFGLQGNQADESRMALLGKLVSMAIAVGRVPILECAATWLQRSHRVFCVRLAQVLVDDYCSMVPGSVSTLQNIHSASPRFCCQFITAVTTLYDLSSEELTPPTELLQMIVFWIQEDLRLILIAFLNTPLTGSQPISSLDVTPLGGLVRWCVKAPLAYRRDKKRTLPSGTGETGPDVGPLFSALHLSVLQVFMLLPNILNEKGLFGRLALLQMDSLATLASELSRLLDQADKQTHVSAADTQALSQLALDRLAQALQVAMANGALLCSREDLRAICSRLPHNNLLQLVLSGPVMYYNNIHTPPLAFSPHAAHSPIASHPAHTPLATHPSAHPQYASQPFMTGMAFPFRPSH; translated from the exons ATGGGTGACATCCGTCAGTCTTTGCTGCCTCGGGATGTCCTGAGTGCAGCCAAGGAGCTCCTGTATCACCTGGATATTTACATCTGTAACCTGCTGCAGTCAGGGCGCCAGCCTCCTCAGGTGGACACCAAAAccctggagctggtggaggagttcaTTCTGCACGCGCCTAAGGACAGAAACACCTCCGCCAGG AGGATGAGTgccctccaggagctccagctgtTGGAGATCATGTGCAGCTGTTTTCAGGAACAGAGTCGCGACGCCGTCCGTCAGCTCATGTTCAACGCCCTCTTTGGTCTCCAAGGCAACCAGGCAGATGAGAGTCGCATGGCTCTATTAGGAAAACTAGTCTCTATGGCGATCGCAGTGGGCAGGGTTCCCATTTTGGAATGTGCTGCTACCTGGTTACAG agaagccatCGTGTTTTCTGTGTGCGCCTGGCTCAGGTGCTGGTGGACGACTACTGCAGCATGGTGCCAGGTTCCGTCTCAACCCTGCAGAACATCCACAGTGCCAGCCCGCGCTTCTGCTGCCAGTTTATCACCGCCGTCACCACCCTGTACGACCTCAGCTCAG aggagctgactccccCCACGGAGCTCCTCCAGATGATTGTGTTTTGGATCCAAGAAGACCTTCGTCTGATCCTCATCGCCTTCCTCAACACGCCGCTCACTGGGAGCCAGCCGATCAGCTCGCTGGATGTGACGCCATTGGGCGGGCTGGTGCGCTGGTGCGTCAAAGCTCCGCTGGCCTACAGGAGAGACAAAAAGCGGACTCTGCCCAGTGGCACCGGGGAAACTGGGCCAGATGTGGGGCCACTTTTTTCTGCACTCCACCTTAGCGTCctacag GTCTTCATGCTTCTGCCAAACATTCTGAACGAGAAGGGGCTCTTTGGCCGCCTGGCGCTCCTCCAGATGGACTCCCTGGCAACGCTGGCATCTGAACTTTCCAGACTGTTGGACCAGGcggacaaacaaacacacgtgtCAGCAGCCGACACACAGGCGCTGTCCCAGTTGGCCTTGGACCGACTGGCGCAGGCCCTGCAGGTGGCCATGGCCAACggagctctgctctgctccagag AGGATTTGAGGGCCATCTGTTCTCGGCTTCCACACAACAA TTTGCTCCAGCTGGTGTTGTCGGGGCCTGTGATGTactacaacaacatccacactcCACCGTTGGCCTTCAGCCCGCACGCGGCCCACTCCCCCATCGCCTCgcaccctgcacacacacctttggCTACACACCCTTCCGCTCATCCCCAGTACGCCAGTCAGCCTTTCATGACAGGGATGGCGTTCCCTTTCCGTCCAAGTCACTGA
- the ints15 gene encoding integrator complex subunit 15 isoform X1: MLGFTRRDGESTRPKCRRERALERAWLGIRHSEWNERRCALEVVMGDIRQSLLPRDVLSAAKELLYHLDIYICNLLQSGRQPPQVDTKTLELVEEFILHAPKDRNTSARRMSALQELQLLEIMCSCFQEQSRDAVRQLMFNALFGLQGNQADESRMALLGKLVSMAIAVGRVPILECAATWLQRSHRVFCVRLAQVLVDDYCSMVPGSVSTLQNIHSASPRFCCQFITAVTTLYDLSSEELTPPTELLQMIVFWIQEDLRLILIAFLNTPLTGSQPISSLDVTPLGGLVRWCVKAPLAYRRDKKRTLPSGTGETGPDVGPLFSALHLSVLQVFMLLPNILNEKGLFGRLALLQMDSLATLASELSRLLDQADKQTHVSAADTQALSQLALDRLAQALQVAMANGALLCSREDLRAICSRLPHNNLLQLVLSGPVMYYNNIHTPPLAFSPHAAHSPIASHPAHTPLATHPSAHPQYASQPFMTGMAFPFRPSH, from the exons GTTGTGATGGGTGACATCCGTCAGTCTTTGCTGCCTCGGGATGTCCTGAGTGCAGCCAAGGAGCTCCTGTATCACCTGGATATTTACATCTGTAACCTGCTGCAGTCAGGGCGCCAGCCTCCTCAGGTGGACACCAAAAccctggagctggtggaggagttcaTTCTGCACGCGCCTAAGGACAGAAACACCTCCGCCAGG AGGATGAGTgccctccaggagctccagctgtTGGAGATCATGTGCAGCTGTTTTCAGGAACAGAGTCGCGACGCCGTCCGTCAGCTCATGTTCAACGCCCTCTTTGGTCTCCAAGGCAACCAGGCAGATGAGAGTCGCATGGCTCTATTAGGAAAACTAGTCTCTATGGCGATCGCAGTGGGCAGGGTTCCCATTTTGGAATGTGCTGCTACCTGGTTACAG agaagccatCGTGTTTTCTGTGTGCGCCTGGCTCAGGTGCTGGTGGACGACTACTGCAGCATGGTGCCAGGTTCCGTCTCAACCCTGCAGAACATCCACAGTGCCAGCCCGCGCTTCTGCTGCCAGTTTATCACCGCCGTCACCACCCTGTACGACCTCAGCTCAG aggagctgactccccCCACGGAGCTCCTCCAGATGATTGTGTTTTGGATCCAAGAAGACCTTCGTCTGATCCTCATCGCCTTCCTCAACACGCCGCTCACTGGGAGCCAGCCGATCAGCTCGCTGGATGTGACGCCATTGGGCGGGCTGGTGCGCTGGTGCGTCAAAGCTCCGCTGGCCTACAGGAGAGACAAAAAGCGGACTCTGCCCAGTGGCACCGGGGAAACTGGGCCAGATGTGGGGCCACTTTTTTCTGCACTCCACCTTAGCGTCctacag GTCTTCATGCTTCTGCCAAACATTCTGAACGAGAAGGGGCTCTTTGGCCGCCTGGCGCTCCTCCAGATGGACTCCCTGGCAACGCTGGCATCTGAACTTTCCAGACTGTTGGACCAGGcggacaaacaaacacacgtgtCAGCAGCCGACACACAGGCGCTGTCCCAGTTGGCCTTGGACCGACTGGCGCAGGCCCTGCAGGTGGCCATGGCCAACggagctctgctctgctccagag AGGATTTGAGGGCCATCTGTTCTCGGCTTCCACACAACAA TTTGCTCCAGCTGGTGTTGTCGGGGCCTGTGATGTactacaacaacatccacactcCACCGTTGGCCTTCAGCCCGCACGCGGCCCACTCCCCCATCGCCTCgcaccctgcacacacacctttggCTACACACCCTTCCGCTCATCCCCAGTACGCCAGTCAGCCTTTCATGACAGGGATGGCGTTCCCTTTCCGTCCAAGTCACTGA